Proteins encoded in a region of the Solanum dulcamara chromosome 9, daSolDulc1.2, whole genome shotgun sequence genome:
- the LOC129904025 gene encoding uncharacterized protein LOC129904025 — protein MAKYKINNEFNFKVKRSDSKSYVIVCLSEGCCWRMKASCWKKTDIFKVRYFNSEHSCALRDRIFNKVHATKAFVSAFTAPKLVNHKRIVTPNDIREDIKSAYGIDITYQQAWRSKEHALQMLRGKPADGYRQLPVYIHILKTVYPNSYISMHKSSTDEFMYLFIALRPLMRGFQFCRPVVVVDGAHLDGPYKGTFVSASTLDGAGCILPLAYGIVDTENDSSWTWFFQNFKNAFGERDNMCVVSDRNESIIKSVSMVFPNVPHFACIWHIWKNVCTKYRRSKAVLSDIFYSMAKAYRKDEVDKLMAKVERIDQRVAQYLKNAGYEKWSRVHATVNRGRMMTSNIAECINGCLVEARELPIIDFLEQTRMLFGSWNCKNREIASYTKHTLGRKFEDILVSNTIKCSRMKVVASSEYLYSVYELGIRYIVCLERKTCTCGRFQLDEIPCPHAIAVLKSKNITDLHPYCSDYYKPEALANTYELPMVPMPDKKDWTAPKEILEEIVLPPIYKRMPGRPKKGRKKFANEKITSSTNSCGRCGHEGHNRKTCNFIPK, from the exons atggccaaatacaaaatcaataatgaatttaatttcaagGTTAAAAGATCCGACAGTAAAAG TTATGTGATAGTATGCCTTTCAGAAGGAtgttgttggagaatgaaagcttcatgttggaaaaaaacggatatattcaaagttagatatttcaatagtgaacattcatgtgcactgagagataggattttcaacaaagttcatgctacaaaggcttttgttagtgcattcacagcccctaaattggttaatcataagagaattgtcacccctaatgatatacgagaggatattaaatcagcgtatggaattgatattacctatcaacaGGCATGGCGTTCAAAAGAGCATGCTTTGCAGATGTTAAGGGGAAAACCTGCTGATGGATATAGACAGCTGcctgtatatatacatattctaaaaaccgtatatccaaattcgtacataagtatgcacaagtcatcaactgatgaattcatgtatttgttcatagcgttaaggcccttgatgagggggtttcagttttgtcgaccagtagttgttgttgacggtgcacatcttgatggaccttataaagggaCGTTTGTATCAGCTAGCACACTTGATGGGGCAG gtTGCATATTGCCGTTGGCGTATGGTATTGTTGATACGGAAAATGATTCATCATGGACGTGGTTTTTTCAGAATTTCAAGAATGCATTTGGAGAGAGggacaatatgtgtgttgtatcagataggaacgaaagcataatcaagagtgtaagcatggtatttcccaatgttcctcattttgcatgcatatggcatatatggaaaaatgtGTGTACTAAATACAGAAGGAGCAAAGCTGTACTAAGTGACATCTTCTATTCAATGGCCAAGGCATACCGAAAAGATGAAGTCGATAAATTAATGGCCAAAGTTGAAAGAATCGATCAACGGGTggcacaatatttaaaaaatgcaggatacgaaaagtggtcaagggttcatgccactgtcaacaggggtagaatgatgacttctaacatcgcagaatgtatcaatggatgtcttgttgaagcacgagagctgcctataattgactttttggagcaaacgagaatgttatttggttcttggaactgcaaaaatagagaaatagcatcttatacaaaacatactttgggtagaaaattcgaagatatcctAGTTTCAAACACGATcaagtgttcgagaatgaag gttgttgcttcatcagagtatctttattctgtttacgaattaggtataagatacattgtgtgtctagagagaaaaacatgcacTTGTGGTAGAtttcaactagacgagataccatgtccacatgcaattgcagtgttgaagagcaagaacattactGACCTGCACCCATATTGTTCTGATTACTACAAACCAGAGGCGttggcaaatacttatgaattaccaatggttccaatgccagataagaaagactGGACTGCTCCgaaggaaattttggaagaaattgTCTTGCCGCCAATATACAAAAGGATGCcaggaagaccaaagaaagggagaaaaaagttTGCTAATGAGAAAATAACAAGTAGCACAAATTCTTGTGGACGTTGTGGCCACGAAGGCCACAAcagaaagacttgtaatttcattcctAAATAG
- the LOC129903514 gene encoding uncharacterized protein LOC129903514 — IKKIPSHPLRFGTAYRANFLDDFESSIGEEGIKLFRQSIFGHYLDMPNCNFQGQIIKCLLLLEVDQKNKEELHIRHVQGNILRFTINDFAIITGLRCTGNMNDFKYSDDQASRLLSLYFPGAKNGVNKARFVERFLVGGWKTNEDAVQMAILYFIHTFVFSQLGDAPISVDDFKMVEDGSYEQYPWGKLAYSKLIKGMRQEFSNAKQMYRLGGMPYALNVWIYECASQVPSEIAVRVGNKIPRILNWRVIAVKPKFETFMSTIFSEYPCSNIVQSQHEMESIVVHDSQQKPEDSTSAAKVNFRKPHEVTGFEDFSTTPPTEFLKRSRDVAETSSPPPSKRMKTSPAKKPIQVETANMHKNFIPPNESENLVSPDNEPLAKSPKESEKPVSPDNVPGAKSALGGESSGHSDRIIHMQFKVDRKFKRLENKMDSNHIDLLKAIDSMANRMTGTSSQVKKDDFDQSFHVVEQQEAPTGLEVDNISEQSILADVPELFDQQVYSDTLKEDEPSVKDVSAHQMEPQRADTDQLIADSDTLQNTVKKDGRVADDKSAKVEEQVEEIEKEKIKPSTSESNTSAPFSSDTLDVIDALIYGLPLPAMPLTAVSHEQVQDECLLRDSQLPTTLPSKANVLSDDAKTPSRRSRIPSKILQSPYLSNFGSSEKGKENLSDVTHQTHPFEGFGICYQPPSELVTEYSEWIDKGLLKSHGNKNSKEDHYRSKCSSFGFERMDFVVAFPKDKNWFYLMSQPDRCWNDEHIDVIFYYLRKKSKMQLSNQYRYTTTNCIFKNYIEYAHTRYYHLPPNISTQEDMARATVTAHQERSVKNIIRGFSIPAGLPWHLVDEVYIPVNCDMDFHWVLAVVVLKERLIRVYDSSPRRRSSNPFQEIQKIAAMLPTYLQDSGFFDNNERTDWSSLDSYKDKSTSNMLEPHHPLAVEYVEGIAQQGSGSLDCGVFLAMFAEYLSDGISIPSTGLNTEFFRSRYAALLWRYGCQKAMDGYVSDNDDPKKPRRDISPNQGELIDVQ; from the exons atcaagaagatcccgtcacacccattgagattcggaacggcatatagggctaattttcttgatgattttgaatcatcaataggtgaagaaggtataaagttatttaggcAATCTATATTTGGTCACTACTTAGATATGCCAAACTGCAACTTTCaagggcaaatcatcaaatgcctcttacttcttgaggtagaccaaaaaaacaaagaagaactgCACATTCGTCATGTGCAGGGTAATATACTGCGATTTACAATAAATGATTTTGCTATCATTACTGGTTTGCGATGCACCGGTAATATGAATGACTTCAAGTATTCTGATGATCAAGCAAGTAGATTattgtctttatattttcctGGTGCCAAAAATGGGGTCAACAAAGCTCGTTTCGTTGAGCGTTTTCTGGTTGGAGGATGGAAAACAAACGAAGATGCCGTTCAGATGGCCATTCTCTATTTCATCcatacttttgttttttctcaactaggtgatgcacctatatcAGTTGATGATTTCAAGATGGTAGAAGATGGTAGTTATGAGCAATATCCATGGGGGAAATTagcatattcaaaattgataaaaggaaTGCGTCAGGAGTTTTCAAATGCCAAACAAATGTATCGTCTAGGCGGCATGCCATACGCTCTGAATGTTTGGATATATGAATGTGCATCTCAAGTTCCCTCTGAAATTGCTGTAAGAGTGGGTAataaaattcccagaattcttaACTGGCGTGTTATCGCCGTGAAGCCAAAATTTGAGACATTCATGTCTACCATCTTCAGTGAG TATCCATGCTCCAACATTGTCCAATCTCAACATGAAATGGAATCTATTGTCGTTCATGACAGCCAACAGAAACCTGAAGATTCAACATCGGCTGCCAAGGTCAATTTCAGAAAACCTCATGAAGTCACTGGATTTGAGGACTTCTCAACAACACCacccactgaatttttaaagAGATCCAGGGATGTCGCTGAGacatcttctccacctcctTCCAAGAGAATGAAGACTTCCCCTGCTAAAAAgccaattcaagtagaaacagCCAACATGCACAAGAATTTCATACCACCAAATGAATCAGAAAATCTTGTTTCTCCTGACAATGAACCGCTGGCAAAGTCACCAAAGGAATCAGAAAAGCCTGTTTCTCCTGACAATGTACCAGGGGCGAAGTCAGCTTTAGGAGGTGAATCTTCCGGTCATTCGGATCGAATTAttcatatgcaattcaaa gtTGACCGGAAGTTCAAGCGTTTGGAGAACAAAATGGATTCAAATCACATTGATCTTTTGAAAGCCATCGACAGTATGGCGAACCGAATGACTGGCACATCATCTCAAGttaaaaaagatgattttgatCAATCATTCCATGTGGTTGAACAACAAGAAGCACCTACTGGATTGGAG GTGGACAACATATCGGAACAAAGCATTTTAGCAGATGTTCCTGAATTATTTGATCAGCAAGtttattctgatacattaaag GAAGATGAACCATCCGTCAAAGATGTATCAGCACACCAAATGGAACCACAAAGAGCAGATACTGATCAGCTTATtgctgattctgatacattacag AACACTGTAAAGAAAGATGGAAGAGTAGCTGATGATAAATCTGCCAAAGTAGAAGAGCAAGTCGAggagattgaaaaagaaaaaattaaaccaAGCACATCAGAATCCAATACTTCAGCACCATTTTCGTCAGACACTCTGGATGTGATAGATGCTCTAATATACGGACTTCCATTACCAGCCATGCCATTGACAGCTGTTAGTCATGAGCAAGTTCAGGATGAATGTCTATTACGCGATAGCCAGCTACCAACCACTCTTCCATCAAAAGCTAATGTATTGTCTGACGATGCGAAGACACCATCTCGAAGAAGCAGGATTCCTTCGAAGATCTTACAGTCGCCGTATCTTTCAAACTTTGGGTCGAGTGAAAAGGGAAAGGAAAATTTGTCAGATGTTACGCATCAGACACAcccttttgaaggttttggTATATGCTATCAACCCCCTTCCGAGCTTGTCACAGAATACTCTGAATGGATAGATAAAGGACTTCTAAAATCACATGGCAATAA GAATTCGAAGGAGGATCATTACAGATCTAAGTGCTCTTCATTCGGCTTTGAAAGAATGGACTTTGTTGTGGCATTTCCTAAAGATAAGAACTGGTTCTACCTAATGTCACAGCCGGACAGATGCTGGAACGATGag cacatcgatgtaatattttactaccttcGGAAGAAATCGAAGATGCAGTTGAGCAATCAGTATCGATACACAACGACAAAttgcattttcaaaaattacatCGAATATGCACACACACGCTACTATCACCTTCCACCTAACATTTCTACACAAGAAGATATGGCAAGGGCCACTGTTACAGCTCATCAAGAGAGATCCgtgaagaacataataagaggtttCTCAATACCAGCCGGTTTGCCCTGGCATttggtagatgaggtatacattcCAGTAAACTGCGAcatggattttcattgggttcttGCGGTAGTTGTGTTGAAAGAGAGGTTGATACGTGTGTATGATTCATCGCCTAGACGAAGAAGTAGCAACCCTTTCCAAGAGATCCAAAAGATAGCAGCAATGCTACCAACATACCTGCAAGACAGTGGTTTCTTTGACAACAACGAACGTACTGATTGGTCGTCtcttgattcatacaaggacaaatcaaCCAGTAATATGCTTGAACCACATCACCCATTAGCAGTTGAGTATGTTGAAGGAATTGCGCAACAGGGAAGTGGCagctt GGATTGTGGAGTTTTCCTGGCCATGtttgctgaatatcttagtgatggaatttctattccaaGTACCGGACTAAACACTGAATTCTTCCGTTCAAGATATGCCGCACTCTTATGGAGATATGGTTGTCagaaggccatggatggttatgttagcgataacgacgatccaaaaaaaCCAAGGAGAGACATATCTCCAAACCAAGGAGAACTGATTGATGTTCAATAA